From the Phyllostomus discolor isolate MPI-MPIP mPhyDis1 chromosome 7, mPhyDis1.pri.v3, whole genome shotgun sequence genome, one window contains:
- the SLC25A38 gene encoding mitochondrial glycine transporter isoform X1, translating into MIQNSSPPLLQPQDVGDRMETLMLHPVIKAFLCGSISGTCSTLLFQPLDLLKTRLQTLQPLAPGSRRIGMLALLLQVVRTESLLGLWKGMSPSIVRCVPGVGIYFSSLYALKQHFLRGHPPTAVESVMLGVGSRSVAGVCMSPITVIKTRYESGRYGYESVYAALRSIYRSEGPRGLFSGLTATLLRDAPFSGIYLMFYTQTKNLVSHDQLDAALVPAANFGCGVFAGVLASLVTQPADVIKTHMQLSPVKFRWFGQAVAIIFKDHGLRGFFHGSVPRALRRTLMAAMAWTVYEEMMAKMGLKS; encoded by the exons CTGCATCCGGTGATCAAGGCTTTCCTGTGCGGCTCCATCAGCGGCACCTGCTCCACCCTCCTCTTCCAGCCGCTGGACCTCCTCAAAACGCGCCTGCAGACCCTCCAGCCCTTGGCCCCTGG GTCCAGACGCATCGGGATGCTGGCTCTGCTCCTGCAGGTGGTCCGCACCGAGAGCCTCCTGGGCCTTTGGAAAGGGATGTCTCCA TCCATCGTGAGGTGTGTCCCCGGCGTCGGGATCTACTTCAGCAGCCTGTACGCCCTGAAGCAGCACTTCCTGCGGGGCCACCCCCCCACCGCCGTGGAGTCGGTCATGCTGGGGGTGGGCTCTCGCTCCGTCGCAGGGGTCTGCATGTCACCCATCACTGTCATCAAGACGCGTTACGAG AGCGGCAGGTACGGCTACGAGAGCGTCTACGCGGCCCTGAGGAGCATCTACCGCAGCGAGGGCCCCCGGGGCCTCTTCAGCGGCCTGACAGCCACGCTGCTGCGGGACGCACCCTTCTCTGGAATCTACCTGATGTTTTACACCCAGACCAAAAACCTCGTGTCGCACG ACCAGCTGGATGCAGCCCTGGTTCCCGCCGCAAATTTCGGCTGTGGGGTATTTGCTGGTGTTCTGGCCTCGCTGGTGACGCAGCCTGCGGATGTCATCAAAACTCACATGCAGCTCTCCCCGGTGAAATTTCGGTGGTTTGGCCAGGCGGTGGCAATCATCTTCAAG GACCATGGGCTGCGTGGCTTCTTCCACGGCAGTGTCCCCCGGGCCCTCCGCAGGACTCTGATGGCAGCCATGGCGTGGACGGTCTATGAAGAGATGATGGCCAAGATGGGCCTGAAGTCCTGA
- the SLC25A38 gene encoding mitochondrial glycine transporter isoform X3, which produces MIQNSSPPLLQPQDVGDRMETLMLHPVIKAFLCGSISGTCSTLLFQPLDLLKTRLQTLQPLAPGSRRIGMLALLLQVVRTESLLGLWKGMSPSIVRCVPGVGIYFSSLYALKQHFLRGHPPTAVESVMLGVGSRSVAGVCMSPITVIKTRYESGRYGYESVYAALRSIYRSEGPRGLFSGLTATLLRDAPFSGIYLMFYTQTKNLVSHGPWAAWLLPRQCPPGPPQDSDGSHGVDGL; this is translated from the exons CTGCATCCGGTGATCAAGGCTTTCCTGTGCGGCTCCATCAGCGGCACCTGCTCCACCCTCCTCTTCCAGCCGCTGGACCTCCTCAAAACGCGCCTGCAGACCCTCCAGCCCTTGGCCCCTGG GTCCAGACGCATCGGGATGCTGGCTCTGCTCCTGCAGGTGGTCCGCACCGAGAGCCTCCTGGGCCTTTGGAAAGGGATGTCTCCA TCCATCGTGAGGTGTGTCCCCGGCGTCGGGATCTACTTCAGCAGCCTGTACGCCCTGAAGCAGCACTTCCTGCGGGGCCACCCCCCCACCGCCGTGGAGTCGGTCATGCTGGGGGTGGGCTCTCGCTCCGTCGCAGGGGTCTGCATGTCACCCATCACTGTCATCAAGACGCGTTACGAG AGCGGCAGGTACGGCTACGAGAGCGTCTACGCGGCCCTGAGGAGCATCTACCGCAGCGAGGGCCCCCGGGGCCTCTTCAGCGGCCTGACAGCCACGCTGCTGCGGGACGCACCCTTCTCTGGAATCTACCTGATGTTTTACACCCAGACCAAAAACCTCGTGTCGCACG GACCATGGGCTGCGTGGCTTCTTCCACGGCAGTGTCCCCCGGGCCCTCCGCAGGACTCTGATGGCAGCCATGGCGTGGACGGTCTATGA
- the SLC25A38 gene encoding mitochondrial glycine transporter isoform X2, which yields MQQRGHLHPVIKAFLCGSISGTCSTLLFQPLDLLKTRLQTLQPLAPGSRRIGMLALLLQVVRTESLLGLWKGMSPSIVRCVPGVGIYFSSLYALKQHFLRGHPPTAVESVMLGVGSRSVAGVCMSPITVIKTRYESGRYGYESVYAALRSIYRSEGPRGLFSGLTATLLRDAPFSGIYLMFYTQTKNLVSHDQLDAALVPAANFGCGVFAGVLASLVTQPADVIKTHMQLSPVKFRWFGQAVAIIFKDHGLRGFFHGSVPRALRRTLMAAMAWTVYEEMMAKMGLKS from the exons ATGCAGCAGAGAGGCCAC CTGCATCCGGTGATCAAGGCTTTCCTGTGCGGCTCCATCAGCGGCACCTGCTCCACCCTCCTCTTCCAGCCGCTGGACCTCCTCAAAACGCGCCTGCAGACCCTCCAGCCCTTGGCCCCTGG GTCCAGACGCATCGGGATGCTGGCTCTGCTCCTGCAGGTGGTCCGCACCGAGAGCCTCCTGGGCCTTTGGAAAGGGATGTCTCCA TCCATCGTGAGGTGTGTCCCCGGCGTCGGGATCTACTTCAGCAGCCTGTACGCCCTGAAGCAGCACTTCCTGCGGGGCCACCCCCCCACCGCCGTGGAGTCGGTCATGCTGGGGGTGGGCTCTCGCTCCGTCGCAGGGGTCTGCATGTCACCCATCACTGTCATCAAGACGCGTTACGAG AGCGGCAGGTACGGCTACGAGAGCGTCTACGCGGCCCTGAGGAGCATCTACCGCAGCGAGGGCCCCCGGGGCCTCTTCAGCGGCCTGACAGCCACGCTGCTGCGGGACGCACCCTTCTCTGGAATCTACCTGATGTTTTACACCCAGACCAAAAACCTCGTGTCGCACG ACCAGCTGGATGCAGCCCTGGTTCCCGCCGCAAATTTCGGCTGTGGGGTATTTGCTGGTGTTCTGGCCTCGCTGGTGACGCAGCCTGCGGATGTCATCAAAACTCACATGCAGCTCTCCCCGGTGAAATTTCGGTGGTTTGGCCAGGCGGTGGCAATCATCTTCAAG GACCATGGGCTGCGTGGCTTCTTCCACGGCAGTGTCCCCCGGGCCCTCCGCAGGACTCTGATGGCAGCCATGGCGTGGACGGTCTATGAAGAGATGATGGCCAAGATGGGCCTGAAGTCCTGA